A DNA window from Primulina huaijiensis isolate GDHJ02 unplaced genomic scaffold, ASM1229523v2 scaffold208330, whole genome shotgun sequence contains the following coding sequences:
- the LOC140966969 gene encoding uncharacterized protein isoform X2, whose protein sequence is MIRFSDQKILDENYGNLVTQNSNIIWSGDAWICSEQLKYYPAFSRSGTEIAVYSFVWIVNEEENDYLGYLEDLYEDQQGEKFVKVRWFHFSEEIGSLIPLLHPHPREIFITPYKHMVGVEHIDGLAAILTPTHFEKCLALLPPSLSLGCFTCCGEFRNGKINPFVFSKLIGYCEQPILRTLSSHVSEQRNNELKSIKIECQKRGSTRVISCRMDSTLGNSHAILITSVSDSLMEKYVPECQRLKIQLSIDGPVDNRLVVSQPRDPMLYKFNENVEVLCQDSGMRGCWFRCMILYSSKKLLKVQYFDVLNADGPGKVEEWVSATRVAGPDILGVRSARRLAIRPWRYEEASGHAFEVGAAVDAWWCDGWWEGFVIGKDTSAQSNLQVYFPGENRFLTIKRKNIRVSLDWMDDKWVNTPAKPDILLFLTSIFSSGPQLPPLTTLSEDNTSDLTYEEVCIPPQHEGSEDDEHKS, encoded by the exons ATGATTCGTTTCTCTGATCAGAAAATCCTGGATGAG AACTACGGAAACTTGGTGACCCAAAATTCAAACATCATATGGTCAGGTGATGCCTGGATATGTAGTGAGCAGCTGAAGTATTATCCGGCTTTTTCCAGGAGTGGAACTGAGATAGCA GTTTATTCCTTTGTATGGATCGTAAATGAAGAGGAAAATGACTACCTGGGTTACTTGGAAGATTTGTACGAGGATCAGCAGGGGGAGAAATTTGTTAAAGTGCGTTGGTTTCACTTTAGCGAGGAAATTGGAAGTCTGATTCCTTTGTTACACCCACATCCCAGAGAAATTTTTATCACTCCTTACAAGCACATGGTTGGTGTAGAGCACATTGATGGTCTGGCTGCAATTTTGACACCTACTCATTTCGAGAAATGTTTGGCTCTTCTTCCTCCAAGCTTGTCGTTAGGATGTTTCACGTGCTGCGGAGAATTCAGAAATGGCAAAATTAATCCCTTTGTGTTTAGTAAATTAATAGGCTACTGTGAGCAACCAATATTACGAACACTGTCATCTCATGTCTCAGAGCAAAGAAACAAcgaattaaaatcaattaaaatagaATGTCAAAAGCGTGGCTCCACGAGAGTTATAAGTTGCAGAATGGATTCGACACTTGGAAATAGTCATGCTATTCTTATTACTTCAGTCTCGGATAGTCTGATGGAAAAATATGTGCCAGAGTGTCAGAGATTGAAAATCCAACTGTCAATTGATGGGCCTGTTGATAATCGGCTCGTTGTGTCTCAGCCAAGGGATCCAATGCTGTACAAATTCAATGAAAATGTTGAGGTTCTTTGCCAAGATAGTGGCATGCGGGGATGTTGGTTCAGGTGCATGATCTTGTATTCATCAAAAAAATTGCTAAAGGTTCAATACTTCGATGTTTTAAATGCTGATGGACCTGGGAAAGTGGAG GAATGGGTTTCGGCAACCAGGGTGGCTGGTCCTGATATCTTGGGCGTGAGATCTGCACGCCGACTGGCAATCAGGCCTTGGCGGTATGAAGAAGCTTCGGGACATGCATTTGAGGTGGGAGCAGCAGTCGATGCATGGTGGTGTGATGGTTGGTGGGAAGGTTTTGTAATCGGGAAAGACACATCTGCACAAAGCAATCTTCAAGTTTACTTCCCTG GTGAAAATAGATTTTTGACCATAAAGAGGAAAAACATTAGAGTTTCGCTAGATTGGATGGATGATAAATGGGTAAATACTCCAGCAAAGCCCGATATACTCTTATTCCTGACTTCAATTTTCAGTTCCGGGCCACAGCTTCCCCCACTCACAACTTTGAGCGAGGATAATACCTCTGACCTTACATATGAAGAAGTATGTATTCCTCCTCAACATGAAGGATCAGAAGATGACGAACACAAATCATAG